The Megasphaera elsdenii DSM 20460 genome includes the window GATGGAGCCAGTCGTGGTCGCAATGGCTGAAGAATAAAAGAATGAGAGTCAATAACAGTTGAAATAAAACTGCCATAAAAGACAATGAACTGTGAATAAATAAACACAAATAAAATTTTTATGCAAAATCACCCTTTGAGTTTTTAAAAATGGTGATTAAAAAATGAAGGGGAAATGGCTTTGTTGAGCCAATTTTTGCGATGATAAAAGAGGGTAGCAAGCATTAAATTTTGACAAGTGCCGAAAAAAGTTGTATAATAATCGCAACAGGTGTGGTGCAGACGCAGGCAACACCTGCGAAAAGAGCAAAAAAACAGTACCTTTTTCAAGGCAGTAAAAGAGAGGAAACTAGGACAACTCGCCAATGAACCCTTGGAAAAAATACGTTTCGGCGCTCGCTAGTAACGGTGTAAGACTTTTTACGAAACTTATTTTTTATTGGAAAAGGGGTAATCCTCATGAAAACAAAAGTATTAGCAGCTCTCGCAGCAACTATGGCTGTTGGCGCAACTTGCGCTTTCGCAGCTAACCCGTTCGTCGACGTACCGTCTGACAGCTGGGCTTACAAATCCGTCGTAGAACTCGCTGACGCTGGCATCATCCAGGGTGTCGACGGCCAGTATTTCCAGGGCAACCGTAACATCACTCGTTATGAAGCTGCTGAAATGGTCGCAAAAGCTATGGCTCACATGGACAAAGCTTCTGTCGAACAGCGTGCCCTCATCAACAAACTTGCTGACGAATATGCTGACGAACTCAACAACCTCGGCGTTCGCGTAAGCGCTCTGGAAAACCGCGTTGGCAACGTTAAATTGACCGGTGACGCTCGTGTCCGTTATCGTTATCAGGATGGTTCCAAAGAAAATGATAACTCTTGGGATTACCGTGTTCGCGTTCGTGCTAATTCGCAAGTCAATGATCGCACAAAAGTTGAATTTGGTGTAAGCACTGACAATCATAATTTCGCTGATAACGGTACTGCTAGTAATGCTGAAAACCAGGAAAATAACGGTATCTATGTTGACCGTGCTAATGTTGACTACAACTTCGGTGGCAATAACTGGGATTTGAAAGTTGGCCGTTATAATTATGTTCTCGGCGGCGATCGTGCTTATGGTTACAATTATGGCGATACCTTTGATGGTGCTCAGTTGAAATATGGCAACGACAAGTTTGCTGCTACTGCTGGTTACGGTAAGTTTAAAGAAGGCGATATTGCTGGTATTGCAAAAACTAACGATGACGAAGGTCTTGAAGGTACCAAGACTGGCTATGGCGAATTGGAAGGCTTCTTCGGCGGCGGCCGTGCAGCTGGTTCGGCTCTCGGTGTTTATTACAATGACTTCAGCGCTAATGATGCAACTCGTGGTGGCCAGGCTGATGACCTCTGGGGTGCATATGCTAGCTTGAACCTTGGCAAATGGAATGCTTTAGCAAACTATGAAAACGTAAGTTATGCAAAGGATATCAAGACTGCTAATGGCAACGATGATAGCGCTAACGTTTGGATTGGCAAATTGACTTATGGCAAAGCTGGTTTCGCTACACCGAAATCTTGGGATGCTTGGGTTGAATACATCAATGCTGAAGATGGTGCTTTCGTCGGCGGCTCCACTAATGGTTGGAGATGGGGCAACCACATGGATAATATCGAATCCTGGGGTGTCGGCGCTGACTACACCTTCGCTAAGAATGCTATGTTCCAGGTTATGCAGTCCTTCGGCACGAATACCAAAGACGGCAACGCAAAAGATCCGGAAGAACAGACTCGTGCTCAGTTCGTATTCGTATTCTAATCCTTCCTTTTGCAGGAAGATTACAAAAAGACCACTCAGAAATGGGTGGTCTTTTTTTTTGAGAAATATTTTGCCTGAAGGAGCTGAATTATGATATCTCGTGAAGTTAATTTTGCTATATTTTCCTTAGCAATTATTTTTTGGACTGTTTATGTTTTTGTGACTATTAATCATTTTTTTAGCTTGATAAGAAACTTAAAAATAATATTTTTTGACATGAGAAAGTGTGTAAAAAATATTATTTATTATCAGATTAAAAATTATCCAAATGAAATTGTGGAATATTGTGAAAGGACAATAGTAAGCCATCCTTTTCTTTGTTTAGGAATCTGCTCTTGGATTACGTTGCTTTCCGTCTATTCTTCAGCCATTTTTTTGGAATATCAATCTATTATTGCTATTGCACT containing:
- a CDS encoding S-layer homology domain-containing protein, which produces MKTKVLAALAATMAVGATCAFAANPFVDVPSDSWAYKSVVELADAGIIQGVDGQYFQGNRNITRYEAAEMVAKAMAHMDKASVEQRALINKLADEYADELNNLGVRVSALENRVGNVKLTGDARVRYRYQDGSKENDNSWDYRVRVRANSQVNDRTKVEFGVSTDNHNFADNGTASNAENQENNGIYVDRANVDYNFGGNNWDLKVGRYNYVLGGDRAYGYNYGDTFDGAQLKYGNDKFAATAGYGKFKEGDIAGIAKTNDDEGLEGTKTGYGELEGFFGGGRAAGSALGVYYNDFSANDATRGGQADDLWGAYASLNLGKWNALANYENVSYAKDIKTANGNDDSANVWIGKLTYGKAGFATPKSWDAWVEYINAEDGAFVGGSTNGWRWGNHMDNIESWGVGADYTFAKNAMFQVMQSFGTNTKDGNAKDPEEQTRAQFVFVF